The following are from one region of the Halogeometricum sp. S3BR5-2 genome:
- a CDS encoding RNase P subunit p30 family protein: MYEAVHAHPDGDSTAARFAATAARQGYDGVVVRADDARPEYGELDGADCDVVDGVEIVADGPEQASGAVGNFRPDRTVVLVRGGTDRLNRFAVEQDRVDVLSRPFAGDVDGRGPSGHQTRSGDGDVNHVLAKAAKRNGVRIEFDLGPALRATGGHRVRHLDDLRKLKRILDHYDAPYVVSANARSHLELRAPRELAAVGEEIGLGAEWVREGLAEWKRIAARNRERLSESFIAPGVERGRYEEDD, from the coding sequence ATGTACGAGGCGGTCCACGCCCACCCCGACGGCGACAGCACCGCGGCGCGGTTCGCCGCGACGGCCGCGAGGCAGGGGTACGACGGCGTGGTCGTCCGCGCCGACGACGCCCGACCGGAGTACGGGGAGTTGGACGGAGCCGACTGCGACGTGGTCGACGGCGTCGAAATCGTCGCCGACGGCCCCGAACAGGCCAGCGGCGCGGTGGGGAACTTCCGACCCGACCGGACCGTCGTGCTCGTCCGCGGCGGGACCGACCGGCTGAACCGCTTCGCCGTCGAGCAGGACCGCGTAGACGTCCTCTCCCGACCGTTCGCGGGCGACGTCGACGGACGCGGTCCGTCGGGCCATCAGACACGGTCCGGTGACGGCGACGTGAATCACGTGCTGGCGAAGGCCGCGAAACGAAACGGCGTCCGCATCGAGTTCGACCTCGGCCCCGCCCTCCGGGCGACCGGCGGACACCGCGTCCGGCACCTCGACGACCTGCGGAAACTGAAGCGCATCCTCGACCACTACGACGCGCCGTACGTCGTCAGCGCGAACGCCCGGTCGCATCTCGAACTCCGCGCCCCGCGAGAACTCGCGGCGGTGGGGGAGGAAATCGGACTCGGCGCCGAGTGGGTCCGGGAGGGCCTCGCGGAGTGGAAACGAATCGCCGCCCGGAACCGCGAGCGACTGTCCGAGTCGTTCATAGCCCCGGGTGTCGAACGTGGTCGGTATGAAGAAGACGATTGA
- a CDS encoding M20 family metallopeptidase → MVGFDSAADGATADATGGFDPIAFLEDAVPIASNESVEEMRAFLVETLESNGVEATVDDAGNTLASKGATDPETHLVFNTHVDTVSPHVPFERDGDHIRGRGSCDAKGPLAALLAAFLAVDPAPDARVTLAVTPDEEVLSTGAAALDLDADMYVVGEPTGLDVCTAAKGRFQGTLTLSGVASHAAEPDSGVNAVFALEQALAAIRAFDDGREEHPQLGGATLTPTMVDGGDSTNQVPAACRLVLDRRSVPPETAEGFRESLESTVRAAVPDDVGVDFSLTDRATPFLEAFATDEDHELVSALAAASERAGGSGTVRPFAAATEASYFAPAPVVVFGPGVLADGEGAVAHADREYVRVADVRRAAEAVTDATAELVGVE, encoded by the coding sequence ATGGTCGGGTTCGATTCGGCCGCCGACGGAGCGACGGCCGACGCGACCGGCGGCTTCGACCCGATAGCCTTTCTGGAGGACGCCGTCCCCATCGCCTCGAACGAGAGCGTCGAAGAGATGCGTGCGTTCCTCGTCGAGACGCTCGAATCGAACGGCGTCGAGGCGACGGTGGACGACGCGGGCAACACCCTCGCCTCGAAGGGCGCCACGGACCCCGAGACCCATCTCGTCTTCAACACGCACGTCGACACCGTCTCGCCGCACGTCCCCTTCGAACGGGACGGTGACCATATCCGGGGCCGCGGTTCCTGCGACGCGAAGGGACCGCTCGCCGCCCTCCTCGCAGCGTTCCTCGCCGTCGACCCCGCTCCGGACGCTCGCGTGACGCTGGCCGTCACCCCCGACGAGGAGGTGCTGTCGACGGGCGCGGCGGCGCTCGATTTGGACGCCGACATGTACGTCGTCGGCGAACCCACGGGGCTCGACGTCTGTACCGCTGCCAAAGGGAGATTTCAGGGGACACTGACGCTCTCGGGCGTCGCCTCCCACGCCGCCGAACCCGACTCCGGCGTCAACGCCGTGTTCGCCTTAGAGCAGGCTCTCGCGGCGATTCGGGCCTTCGACGACGGTCGCGAGGAACACCCGCAGTTGGGCGGCGCGACGCTCACGCCGACGATGGTCGACGGCGGCGACTCGACGAATCAGGTGCCCGCGGCGTGCCGCCTCGTCCTCGACCGGCGGAGCGTCCCGCCGGAGACGGCCGAGGGGTTCCGCGAGTCGCTCGAATCGACCGTCCGGGCGGCCGTCCCCGACGACGTGGGCGTCGACTTCTCCCTCACCGACCGCGCGACGCCGTTCCTGGAGGCGTTCGCCACCGACGAGGACCACGAACTCGTCTCGGCGCTCGCCGCGGCGTCCGAACGCGCGGGCGGGTCCGGGACCGTCCGGCCGTTCGCGGCGGCGACGGAGGCGTCGTACTTCGCGCCGGCGCCCGTCGTCGTCTTCGGGCCGGGCGTCCTCGCCGACGGCGAGGGCGCGGTGGCCCACGCCGACCGCGAGTACGTGCGCGTCGCGGACGTCCGGCGCGCCGCCGAGGCGGTGACCGACGCGACGGCCGAACTCGTCGGCGTCGAGTAG
- the dapF gene encoding diaminopimelate epimerase has translation MSVLEERIPVAKYHGTGNDFIVVDAEESVPDRPAFAKTHCNRESGIEDTEGDADTGTEAGADGPPRRGADGVLFLALEGRYSPPRVVMTLVQPDGSVAAMCGNGARCAAAWAAERTGSDELMIDTPAGTRRAAVDGGRVTIEMGTPSFHPRDVPLAGDEELVEADVEGLTVTAVNTGVPHAVAFVDDVDEADLEAVAPPVRHADVFPQGANVVLASRNDDGSFSQRTFERGVEGETRSCGTGAVAVVAAAKRLGLVEGDDPVTVSPPGGDLEITVPDVGSATLSGPAAYEFETELDVAVRSR, from the coding sequence ATGAGCGTACTCGAAGAGCGAATCCCAGTCGCAAAGTACCACGGAACCGGAAACGACTTCATCGTCGTCGACGCCGAGGAGTCGGTCCCCGACCGACCGGCGTTCGCGAAGACGCACTGTAACCGGGAGTCCGGCATCGAAGACACGGAGGGCGATGCCGACACCGGGACCGAGGCCGGTGCCGACGGCCCGCCCCGACGCGGCGCGGACGGCGTCCTCTTTCTCGCCCTCGAAGGCCGCTACTCGCCGCCGCGCGTCGTAATGACATTGGTCCAACCGGACGGCTCCGTCGCGGCGATGTGCGGCAACGGCGCGCGCTGCGCCGCCGCGTGGGCCGCCGAGCGAACCGGCAGCGACGAACTGATGATAGACACGCCCGCCGGCACCCGCCGCGCCGCCGTCGACGGCGGCCGGGTGACCATCGAGATGGGCACCCCCTCTTTCCACCCCCGCGACGTCCCCCTGGCCGGCGACGAGGAACTGGTCGAAGCGGACGTAGAGGGCCTGACGGTCACCGCCGTGAACACCGGCGTCCCGCACGCCGTGGCGTTCGTCGACGACGTGGACGAGGCGGACCTAGAGGCCGTCGCACCGCCCGTTCGCCACGCCGACGTCTTCCCGCAGGGGGCGAACGTCGTCCTCGCCTCGCGGAACGACGACGGGTCGTTCAGCCAGCGCACCTTCGAACGCGGCGTCGAGGGGGAGACGCGGTCGTGCGGCACGGGCGCCGTCGCCGTCGTCGCCGCGGCCAAGCGCCTCGGCCTCGTCGAGGGCGACGACCCCGTGACCGTCTCGCCGCCGGGCGGCGACCTCGAAATCACCGTCCCGGACGTCGGGTCGGCGACGCTGTCCGGGCCGGCCGCCTACGAGTTCGAGACCGAACTCGACGTGGCCGTCCGCTCGCGGTAG
- the lysA gene encoding diaminopimelate decarboxylase, producing MTAHGGDTENPPVRRLSGWDADELVALAGEYGTPLYVMDRDRVRENCARLRGAFPDAEVRYAVKAHTGRAVLEAVRESGLAAECASAGEVERALAAGYDGSEVQYTAVNPPGRDLDHVVDRWRENPELTVTVGAADTVGRLRDRGFDGRLCIRANPGVGAGHHEKVRTGANAKFGVPYDEVADLAASVADEFDFVGLHAHAGSGISGEDLSNHRELVRRMGELAREVESRVGPLEFVDVGGGFGVPYREDEPPLDLESVADATREALGDVSGTLAVEPGRYVVADAGVLLARVNTVKEAADATVVGVDAGMTTLLRPAMYDAYHEIRNLSAENTEEAISATVAGPICESADVLCENRSLANPRRGAYLAVGNAGAYGYEMASTYNSRPRPAEVALDGGKARLVRRRETLTDLTELEQ from the coding sequence ATGACGGCGCACGGGGGCGACACCGAAAACCCGCCGGTTCGGCGCCTCTCCGGGTGGGATGCCGACGAACTCGTCGCCCTCGCCGGGGAGTACGGCACGCCGCTGTACGTGATGGACCGCGACCGCGTCCGGGAGAACTGCGCGCGCCTCCGCGGGGCGTTCCCCGACGCGGAGGTCCGCTACGCGGTGAAGGCGCACACGGGCCGCGCGGTGCTCGAAGCGGTCCGGGAGTCCGGCCTCGCCGCCGAGTGCGCCTCCGCGGGCGAGGTCGAACGCGCCCTCGCCGCCGGCTACGACGGTTCGGAAGTGCAGTACACCGCGGTGAACCCGCCCGGCCGCGATTTGGACCACGTCGTCGACCGCTGGCGCGAGAATCCCGAACTGACGGTCACCGTCGGCGCCGCCGACACCGTCGGCCGCCTGCGCGACCGCGGGTTCGACGGTCGCCTCTGCATCCGCGCGAATCCGGGCGTCGGCGCGGGCCACCACGAGAAGGTCCGGACGGGCGCGAACGCGAAGTTCGGCGTCCCGTACGACGAGGTGGCCGACCTCGCGGCGTCCGTCGCCGACGAGTTCGACTTCGTCGGCCTACACGCCCACGCCGGGAGCGGCATCTCCGGCGAGGACCTCTCGAACCACCGCGAACTAGTGAGAAGAATGGGCGAACTCGCCCGCGAGGTGGAGTCGCGCGTCGGTCCCCTGGAGTTCGTCGACGTGGGCGGCGGGTTCGGCGTTCCCTACCGAGAAGACGAACCGCCGCTCGACTTGGAGAGCGTGGCCGACGCGACGCGCGAGGCCCTCGGCGACGTGTCGGGGACGCTCGCGGTCGAACCCGGCCGGTACGTCGTCGCGGACGCGGGCGTCCTCCTCGCGCGGGTCAACACCGTGAAGGAAGCGGCCGACGCCACCGTCGTCGGCGTCGACGCCGGGATGACCACCTTACTCCGCCCGGCGATGTACGACGCGTACCACGAGATCCGGAACCTGTCAGCAGAAAATACTGAAGAGGCGATATCTGCCACCGTCGCGGGCCCTATCTGTGAGTCGGCCGACGTCCTGTGTGAGAACAGGTCCCTTGCGAATCCCCGACGGGGAGCGTATCTCGCCGTCGGAAACGCGGGGGCGTACGGATACGAGATGGCGAGCACCTACAATTCGCGGCCGAGACCGGCCGAAGTCGCGCTCGACGGCGGGAAGGCCCGCCTCGTGCGACGGCGCGAGACCCTGACTGACCTCACGGAGCTAGAACAATGA
- a CDS encoding 2,3,4,5-tetrahydropyridine-2,6-dicarboxylate N-succinyltransferase yields the protein MSIQTEIDDLWQRYEDDELSADTAGSETLATLDAFLVALEQGEERAAEPVGGSGPDGWTVNEWVKRGILLNFGLRETTAREYGGVRYYDVLPLRQTTDLGQRGTRNTPDGTTIRRGAYLGSDCIMMSPSFVNVGAHVDDGTLVDSCDTVGSCAQLGKNVKLGANTLIGGVLEPVEDAPVIIEDGVSLGAGCRVTSGFHVGENTVVGENTLLSPRIPVYDLVEEEVLYGHLPSDRRAFTRYVESSLGDHDLFEGGAYKPAVVALDIEEDTLDSTRREEALRE from the coding sequence ATGAGCATCCAGACCGAGATAGACGACCTGTGGCAGCGATACGAAGACGACGAACTTTCCGCGGACACCGCCGGCTCCGAGACGCTGGCGACGCTCGACGCGTTCCTCGTCGCCCTCGAACAGGGCGAGGAGCGGGCGGCCGAACCCGTAGGCGGGTCCGGCCCGGACGGCTGGACGGTCAACGAGTGGGTCAAGCGGGGAATCCTGCTGAACTTCGGCCTGCGCGAGACGACCGCACGCGAGTACGGCGGCGTGCGGTACTACGACGTGCTCCCCCTGCGCCAGACGACCGACCTCGGCCAGCGCGGGACGCGGAACACGCCGGACGGGACGACCATCCGCCGGGGGGCGTACCTCGGCTCCGACTGCATCATGATGTCGCCGTCGTTCGTCAACGTCGGCGCGCACGTCGACGACGGCACCCTCGTCGACTCCTGCGACACCGTCGGCTCCTGCGCCCAACTCGGCAAGAACGTCAAACTCGGCGCGAACACCCTCATCGGGGGCGTGCTCGAACCCGTCGAGGACGCGCCCGTGATAATCGAAGACGGCGTCTCCCTCGGCGCAGGGTGTCGGGTCACTTCCGGCTTCCACGTCGGGGAGAACACCGTCGTCGGCGAGAACACGCTGCTGTCGCCGCGCATCCCCGTGTACGACTTGGTGGAAGAGGAGGTGCTGTACGGACACCTGCCCTCCGACCGTCGGGCGTTCACGCGCTACGTCGAGTCCTCGCTCGGCGACCACGACCTCTTCGAGGGCGGGGCGTACAAGCCCGCCGTCGTCGCCCTCGACATCGAGGAGGACACCCTCGACAGCACGCGCCGCGAGGAGGCGCTTCGGGAATGA
- the dapB gene encoding 4-hydroxy-tetrahydrodipicolinate reductase — MSGSGREGESEPVRVAVTGAAGRMGRELLDVAAGRDDVEVVLAVNRTPVDSVAGVDVRSADDLSGHLGETEPDVLVDFTGPESSVDYVAACAEMGVAVVVGTTGFDEDGRAALDAAAESVPLLHATNFSRGIAALRRAVGEAVAALPDYDIEVTETHHNGKRDAPSGTANTLLDDIDDARGDAERVYGREGDQPRTEGEIGVHARRAGGVTGEHEVLLADDHQTLSLTHRAGSRGVFAAGALDAAVWLSGRDAGGYDFEEVLDA; from the coding sequence ATGAGCGGAAGCGGGCGCGAGGGTGAGAGCGAACCGGTCCGCGTCGCCGTCACGGGCGCCGCGGGTCGGATGGGACGGGAACTGCTCGACGTGGCCGCCGGTCGCGACGACGTCGAGGTGGTCCTCGCCGTCAACCGGACTCCGGTCGACTCGGTGGCGGGCGTCGACGTGCGCTCGGCCGACGACCTGTCCGGCCACCTCGGCGAGACGGAGCCGGACGTGCTGGTCGACTTCACCGGCCCCGAGTCGAGCGTCGACTACGTCGCCGCCTGCGCCGAGATGGGCGTCGCCGTCGTCGTCGGCACCACCGGCTTCGACGAGGACGGCCGCGCGGCCCTCGACGCCGCCGCCGAATCGGTTCCCCTCCTGCACGCGACGAACTTCTCGCGCGGCATCGCCGCCCTGCGGCGGGCCGTCGGCGAGGCGGTCGCCGCTCTCCCCGACTACGATATCGAGGTGACCGAGACGCATCACAACGGGAAGCGCGACGCTCCCTCCGGCACCGCGAACACCCTGTTGGACGATATCGACGACGCGCGCGGCGACGCGGAGCGCGTGTACGGTCGCGAGGGCGACCAGCCCCGAACCGAGGGCGAAATCGGCGTTCACGCCCGCCGCGCCGGGGGCGTGACCGGGGAGCACGAGGTGCTCCTCGCCGACGACCACCAGACGCTGAGCCTGACGCACCGCGCCGGCTCGCGCGGCGTCTTCGCCGCGGGCGCCCTCGACGCCGCGGTGTGGCTCTCTGGGCGGGACGCCGGCGGCTACGACTTCGAGGAGGTACTCGACGCATGA
- the dapA gene encoding 4-hydroxy-tetrahydrodipicolinate synthase, whose amino-acid sequence MTDFDLTGVFPAMTTPFAPDERIDHETLAEDARRLERAGVDGLVPVGSTGESATLTHDEHVEVVETVVDAVDVPVIAGAGSNSTREALELSRRSVDVGADGLLHISPYYNKPEQAGFVEHYRTIADAVDAPQIVYNVPSRTGRNIEPATVELLAGHENIAGYKAASGDLGQISEVVERTRDEEFSVLSGDDALTLPVMSVGGDGTISVSANVEPERTVAMVEAAAADDYARARELHHELGPLNRQLFAETNPIPVKAASEIRGYGPGRLRSPLTDLSAEPRAELEAILEDLEESRAESLGLEAAEGT is encoded by the coding sequence ATGACAGACTTCGACCTGACAGGGGTGTTCCCGGCGATGACGACGCCGTTCGCCCCGGACGAACGCATCGACCACGAGACGCTCGCCGAAGACGCCAGACGGCTCGAACGCGCCGGCGTCGACGGACTGGTTCCCGTCGGCTCCACGGGGGAGAGCGCGACGCTCACCCACGACGAACACGTCGAGGTGGTGGAGACGGTGGTCGACGCCGTCGACGTGCCCGTCATCGCGGGTGCGGGTTCGAACTCCACCCGCGAGGCGCTCGAACTCTCGCGGCGCTCCGTCGACGTCGGCGCCGACGGCCTGCTCCACATCTCGCCGTACTACAACAAGCCCGAGCAGGCGGGCTTCGTCGAGCACTACCGCACCATCGCCGACGCCGTCGACGCGCCGCAGATAGTGTACAACGTCCCCTCGCGCACGGGACGCAATATCGAACCGGCGACGGTCGAACTGCTCGCCGGCCACGAGAACATCGCGGGCTACAAGGCCGCCAGCGGCGACCTCGGGCAGATTTCCGAGGTCGTTGAGCGGACGCGAGACGAGGAGTTCTCGGTGCTGTCGGGCGACGACGCGCTCACCCTCCCCGTCATGTCCGTCGGCGGCGACGGCACCATCTCCGTCTCCGCGAACGTCGAACCCGAGCGGACCGTCGCGATGGTCGAGGCGGCCGCCGCGGACGACTACGCCCGCGCCCGCGAACTCCACCACGAACTCGGCCCGCTCAACCGCCAACTGTTCGCCGAGACGAACCCCATCCCGGTGAAGGCCGCCTCGGAGATTCGCGGCTACGGGCCGGGACGGCTCCGCTCGCCGCTCACGGACCTCTCGGCGGAGCCGCGCGCGGAGTTGGAGGCCATCCTCGAGGACCTCGAAGAGAGCCGCGCGGAGTCGCTGGGACTCGAAGCCGCGGAGGGAACGTAG
- a CDS encoding NYN domain-containing protein — MTDIHPGQRVAVLADAQNLYHSAQSLYSRNIDYSSLLKKSVADRSLTRAIAYVVRADSPDEETFFDALVDIGFETKIRDIKTFGDGSKKADWDVGMSLDAVTLANHVDTVVLCTGDGDFSRLCSHLRHEGVRVEVIAFEESTADELVEAADNFINMSDRQDTFLL; from the coding sequence ATGACCGACATCCACCCGGGGCAGCGCGTCGCCGTGCTGGCGGACGCGCAGAACCTCTATCACTCCGCGCAGAGCCTCTACTCGCGGAACATCGACTACTCGTCGCTGCTGAAGAAGAGCGTCGCCGACCGGAGTCTGACGCGCGCCATCGCCTACGTCGTCCGGGCGGACTCCCCCGACGAGGAGACGTTCTTCGACGCCCTCGTCGACATCGGCTTCGAGACGAAGATACGCGACATCAAGACGTTCGGCGACGGGTCGAAGAAGGCCGACTGGGACGTGGGGATGAGTCTCGACGCGGTGACGCTGGCGAACCACGTCGACACCGTCGTCCTCTGCACCGGCGACGGCGACTTCTCCCGCCTCTGCTCGCACCTCCGCCACGAGGGCGTGCGCGTGGAAGTCATCGCGTTCGAGGAGTCGACGGCCGACGAACTCGTCGAGGCGGCGGACAACTTCATCAACATGTCCGACCGGCAGGACACGTTCCTGCTGTAG
- a CDS encoding PUA domain-containing protein translates to MSDDTDGSGDGGDATLSDLRTVADYQFGAGAGRALFPDDDLTVKRSTSGRPRQVLGDESRVVSYGTDGRFTLGVEGGRRLVEQFPAPANRVAVGAESEPFVRDGKNAFAKFVTEVDPAVRPGDEVAVVTTDDDVLGVGRAELSADAMDDFQSGMAVFVRHGAGER, encoded by the coding sequence ATGAGCGACGACACCGACGGGAGCGGCGACGGCGGCGACGCGACGCTGTCGGACCTCCGGACCGTCGCCGACTACCAGTTCGGCGCGGGCGCGGGGCGGGCGCTGTTCCCCGACGACGACCTGACCGTCAAGCGGTCGACCAGCGGTCGGCCGCGGCAGGTGCTCGGCGACGAGAGCCGCGTCGTCTCCTACGGGACGGACGGCCGGTTCACCCTCGGCGTGGAGGGCGGGCGACGACTCGTCGAGCAGTTCCCGGCGCCGGCGAACCGTGTCGCCGTCGGCGCGGAGAGCGAACCGTTCGTCCGCGACGGCAAGAACGCCTTCGCGAAGTTCGTCACCGAGGTGGACCCGGCGGTTCGTCCCGGCGACGAGGTGGCCGTCGTCACGACCGACGACGACGTCCTCGGCGTCGGCCGCGCGGAACTCTCCGCCGACGCGATGGACGACTTCCAGTCGGGGATGGCCGTGTTCGTCCGGCACGGGGCGGGCGAGAGGTAG
- a CDS encoding presenilin family intramembrane aspartyl protease PSH, translating into MRKRVAFAVGLAALVFLLVQLGALALVPTFYDAGYQTVEDPTDPTNSLAYLAAILVATGVMLAAFKYDFDWAVRALVVVTSGMLSWYVFSVFLPGTVAVAAAVGVSAALLAYPEWYVIDAAGVLMGAGAAALFGISFGLLPAVVLLVALAIYDAVSVYGTKHMLDLAEGVMDLRIPVVLVIPTTLSYSLLGDDFSDANDVHEDGSEGSADAGGAGADADGGRDAGTEIEEDLTDDDVRDAFFIGLGDAVMPTVMVASGAFFLPRSLAPSLGVGFLPALTLPALTAMIGTFAGLFVLLWLVLKGRAHAGLPLLNGGTIGGYLVGALLSGVPLLTALGL; encoded by the coding sequence ATGCGCAAACGCGTCGCCTTCGCGGTCGGTCTCGCGGCACTCGTCTTCCTCCTCGTCCAGTTGGGGGCGCTGGCGCTGGTCCCCACGTTCTACGACGCGGGCTACCAGACCGTCGAGGACCCGACGGACCCGACGAACAGCCTCGCCTACCTCGCCGCCATCCTCGTCGCCACCGGCGTGATGCTCGCGGCGTTCAAGTACGACTTCGACTGGGCGGTCCGCGCGCTGGTCGTCGTCACCAGCGGGATGCTCTCGTGGTACGTCTTCTCGGTGTTCCTCCCCGGAACGGTCGCCGTCGCGGCCGCGGTAGGCGTCTCGGCCGCCCTGCTCGCGTACCCCGAGTGGTACGTCATCGACGCCGCGGGCGTCCTCATGGGCGCCGGCGCGGCCGCCCTGTTCGGAATCAGCTTCGGTCTCTTACCCGCGGTGGTCCTCCTCGTCGCCCTCGCCATCTACGACGCCGTCAGCGTCTACGGCACGAAGCACATGCTGGACCTCGCGGAGGGCGTGATGGACCTGCGCATCCCGGTCGTACTCGTCATTCCGACGACGCTGTCGTACTCGCTGCTCGGCGACGACTTCTCCGACGCGAACGACGTCCACGAGGACGGGAGCGAGGGGAGCGCCGACGCGGGCGGTGCCGGCGCGGACGCGGACGGCGGCCGCGACGCCGGAACGGAAATCGAGGAGGACCTGACCGACGACGACGTGCGCGACGCGTTCTTCATCGGCCTCGGCGACGCCGTGATGCCGACCGTGATGGTCGCCAGCGGCGCGTTCTTCTTACCGCGGTCGCTCGCCCCGTCGCTCGGCGTCGGGTTCCTCCCGGCGCTGACGCTGCCCGCGCTGACGGCGATGATAGGGACGTTCGCCGGCCTGTTCGTCCTCCTCTGGTTGGTGCTGAAGGGGCGCGCCCACGCGGGCCTCCCCCTGCTCAACGGCGGCACCATCGGCGGCTATCTGGTCGGCGCGTTGCTCTCAGGCGTGCCGCTGCTGACGGCGCTGGGGCTGTGA
- a CDS encoding H/ACA ribonucleoprotein complex subunit GAR1 has protein sequence MQRVGTVSRTAQNLAIARCEGAEHPDIGREVVDESLSSVGRVVDVFGPVERPYVAVATGDRVAPATLVGTKLYAR, from the coding sequence ATGCAACGAGTCGGCACCGTCTCCCGGACGGCGCAGAACCTCGCCATCGCGCGCTGCGAGGGCGCCGAACACCCCGACATCGGCCGCGAAGTCGTCGACGAGTCGCTCTCCTCGGTCGGCCGCGTCGTCGACGTGTTCGGACCGGTTGAGCGGCCGTACGTGGCCGTGGCGACCGGCGACCGTGTCGCGCCCGCGACGCTCGTCGGGACGAAACTGTACGCGCGCTGA
- the srp19 gene encoding signal recognition particle subunit SRP19, whose translation MAVENVIWPRYLDAEKSRSAGRRVPLEDAVVEPTIDEIAEAVQQIGYDAVIERDVRHPREWETRGRVVVKGAEDSTKNDLVQAVAAYVGILRD comes from the coding sequence ATGGCTGTGGAGAACGTCATCTGGCCCCGCTACCTCGACGCCGAGAAGTCGCGGTCCGCGGGCCGGCGCGTGCCGCTCGAGGACGCCGTCGTGGAACCGACGATAGACGAGATAGCCGAGGCGGTCCAACAGATCGGCTACGACGCCGTCATCGAACGCGACGTGCGACACCCCAGAGAGTGGGAGACGCGCGGCCGCGTCGTCGTCAAGGGCGCCGAGGACTCGACGAAGAACGACCTCGTGCAGGCCGTCGCCGCCTACGTCGGCATCCTGCGGGACTGA
- a CDS encoding PGF-CTERM-anchored ABC transporter substrate-binding protein, giving the protein MRLRTLSLVTLLLVAAVAPVSGAAAVGSNGFEQQTTTTQAQACSFPYSATDATGTEVTLDSDPDRIVTLNPSAAQTMWEIGARDEVVGVSQYAAYLDGAAEKQNVSGPNGASVERVLAANPDLVLVPSSSYGASKDRVDQLRAQGVPVFVFGEGTSLAYVANKTERIGRLTGNCEAGAEVANDVRDSVSQMRSVLEDEEKPVGLNYFYGYTSGSNTFIGDVMTTAGLRNGAAEANVSGFAQINDETVVEMNPEYVVAPEESPVPANEAWNSTTAIREGNVVRVNTNYLQQPAPRSVDAAETIMRAVHPEAYEEYQQIQTGNGTATGSEASDATAAETTTTVVVDDTPPESETEAGTEPETGTETGADSPGFGVLAGLVALVGAALLAARR; this is encoded by the coding sequence ATGCGACTCAGGACACTCTCGCTCGTGACGCTTCTTCTCGTCGCCGCCGTCGCGCCCGTCTCCGGCGCCGCGGCGGTCGGTTCGAACGGGTTCGAACAGCAGACGACGACCACGCAGGCCCAGGCCTGTTCGTTCCCGTACTCGGCGACGGACGCGACGGGAACGGAGGTGACGCTCGACTCGGACCCCGACCGAATCGTGACGCTGAACCCCAGCGCCGCGCAGACGATGTGGGAGATAGGCGCCCGCGACGAAGTCGTCGGCGTCTCCCAGTACGCCGCCTACCTCGACGGAGCCGCGGAGAAGCAGAACGTCTCGGGGCCGAACGGCGCGAGCGTCGAAAGAGTGCTCGCGGCGAACCCGGACCTCGTCCTCGTTCCGAGTTCCTCCTACGGCGCCTCGAAGGACCGCGTCGACCAACTCCGCGCGCAGGGCGTCCCAGTGTTCGTGTTCGGTGAGGGGACCTCCCTCGCGTACGTCGCGAACAAGACCGAGCGAATCGGCCGCCTCACCGGCAACTGCGAGGCGGGGGCCGAGGTGGCGAACGACGTCCGCGACTCCGTCAGTCAGATGCGTAGCGTCCTCGAAGACGAGGAGAAACCGGTCGGCCTCAACTACTTCTACGGCTACACCTCCGGGTCGAACACGTTCATCGGCGACGTGATGACCACCGCCGGCCTGCGCAACGGCGCGGCGGAGGCGAACGTCAGCGGCTTCGCGCAGATAAACGACGAGACGGTCGTCGAGATGAACCCCGAGTACGTCGTCGCGCCCGAGGAGTCGCCCGTTCCGGCGAACGAGGCGTGGAACAGCACGACGGCGATTCGGGAGGGCAACGTGGTCCGCGTGAACACGAACTACCTCCAACAGCCCGCGCCGCGGTCCGTCGACGCCGCCGAGACCATCATGCGGGCCGTCCACCCCGAGGCGTACGAGGAGTATCAGCAGATACAGACCGGGAACGGCACCGCGACCGGGTCGGAGGCGAGTGACGCGACGGCCGCCGAGACGACGACCACCGTGGTCGTCGACGACACGCCGCCGGAGTCCGAGACGGAGGCGGGGACCGAACCCGAGACCGGAACCGAGACGGGCGCCGACTCGCCCGGATTCGGTGTTCTGGCCGGCCTCGTCGCCCTCGTCGGCGCGGCGCTGTTGGCGGCGCGACGGTAG